From a region of the Qipengyuania spongiae genome:
- a CDS encoding acetyl-CoA C-acetyltransferase, giving the protein MPEAYIVEAVRTAGGKRGGRLAGVHPVDLAARSLDAVMERSGLDAKAVDDVVMGCVSQGGEQAMQVGRNAVLAAKRLGEGVPAVTIDRQCGSSQQAIQFAAQAVMSGTQDVVIGAGVESMSRVPMGSTAMFHMKEGLGNYKSPGLEEKYPGIQWSQFTGAEMIVKKHGFTKDQLDNFALASHLKAIKATESGAFEKEIVPVAIETPEGEQMHTVDEGIRFDATLEGIAGVKLLSPEGTITAASASQICDGSSAVLVVSERALKEHGLTPLARIHNLTVTAGDPVIMLEEPLFATDRALERAGMKIEDIDLFEVNEAFAPVPLAWLKHTGADPDRLNVHGGAIALGHPLGASGTKLMATLIHALHRHGKKYGLQTMCEGGGVANVTIVEAL; this is encoded by the coding sequence ATGCCCGAAGCCTATATCGTCGAAGCCGTGCGGACTGCCGGGGGCAAGCGCGGAGGGCGTCTGGCCGGGGTTCACCCGGTCGATCTCGCGGCGCGCTCGCTCGATGCGGTGATGGAGCGCAGCGGGCTCGACGCCAAGGCCGTCGACGATGTCGTGATGGGCTGCGTCAGCCAGGGCGGCGAGCAGGCGATGCAGGTCGGGCGCAACGCGGTGCTTGCGGCGAAGCGGCTCGGCGAGGGTGTGCCCGCCGTCACGATCGACCGGCAGTGCGGGTCCAGCCAGCAGGCGATCCAGTTCGCCGCGCAGGCGGTGATGAGCGGGACGCAGGACGTCGTAATAGGCGCGGGGGTCGAGAGCATGAGCCGGGTGCCCATGGGCTCGACCGCGATGTTCCATATGAAGGAAGGGTTGGGGAACTACAAATCGCCCGGCCTCGAAGAGAAATATCCGGGCATCCAGTGGTCCCAGTTCACGGGCGCCGAGATGATCGTGAAGAAGCATGGCTTCACCAAGGACCAGCTCGACAATTTCGCGCTTGCCAGCCATCTCAAGGCGATCAAGGCGACAGAAAGCGGCGCGTTCGAGAAGGAGATCGTGCCCGTCGCCATCGAGACGCCGGAAGGCGAGCAGATGCACACCGTGGACGAGGGCATCCGCTTCGACGCGACGCTGGAGGGCATCGCCGGGGTCAAGCTGCTGAGCCCGGAAGGCACGATCACTGCCGCTTCCGCCAGCCAGATCTGCGACGGGTCGAGCGCGGTGCTGGTGGTCAGCGAACGCGCGCTGAAGGAACACGGCCTCACCCCGCTCGCGCGCATCCACAATCTCACCGTCACGGCCGGCGATCCGGTGATCATGCTCGAGGAGCCGCTATTCGCCACGGACCGGGCGCTGGAGCGCGCGGGCATGAAAATCGAGGATATCGACTTGTTCGAGGTCAACGAAGCCTTCGCGCCGGTTCCGCTCGCCTGGCTGAAGCACACCGGGGCGGACCCGGACCGGCTCAACGTCCATGGCGGCGCGATCGCGCTCGGCCACCCGCTGGGTGCGAGCGGCACCAAGCTGATGGCGACGCTGATCCATGCGCTTCACCGCCACGGCAAGAAATACGGATTGCAGACGATGTGTGAAGGCGGCGGCGTCGCCAACGTGACCATCGTCGAGGCGCTCTAG
- a CDS encoding TonB-dependent receptor domain-containing protein, which yields MGGQGAGVACTFPFFRDSQIALAIRPQCEGLRNMKNQIRYGAGTLSLAFAMVASPSFAQIQPSEQNTTDESPATTSSATGEVIVVTGSRINNPNLEQSSPVAVVTDEEINLRQAVVVDDFLREIPGITPSIGANVNNGNGGSTFVDLRGIGPNRNLVLLNGTRVVPAGLDGITNIDVIPTALLQRVDVLTGGAGAAYGADAISGVVNFITKTDFAGMEASATQQITEEGDGSIFRGDLTLGANFEDNRGNAVLSVGYTNRNTVFQGARDFSQFNLSSFTGAAGGSSTAVPTVITVPGTNSGTLQVSPDGSSLVPFYAPFNFNPQNIFQLPLEQYRIYGQANYEVGEGAEVYAEGLYTQSTNRTTIASSGTFRNVLTTPLSNPFLNAGIRNQICGFDADANTAGVQRLFSQAECDAAAVATDPSDPNYRTADIDYGRRFTEFGTRDNEYETQLFQFKAGIRADLFSNLSFEAFGSYGESEVDSRQSGNGTLSRLQQSVLSTNPNTCLDDSNGCVPINLFGPAGSITPDVQAFLDVGNSGKTETSLLQGQAFVSGDFGFAFPGAITPLSVVAGVEYREYTASTTSDLLTQTPGEVLGNGAANPDSFGSYDVKEAFGELAIPILEDSFIPELTLLLGGRVSDYSTTGTEYTWKAGGTATLFDGLQLRGNYQKVTRAPNIGELFSPQVTGLDNFDADPCAGAGPVNNADLRAICLAQGAPTASIGSIIVDPAGQVNVTTGGNPNLAAEDANTWTVGAIFQPSFFNGLSITLDYYNIKLTDAITNPTVDDVFASCFGADYRTAPTGSAASPACTAIRRNPATGNLFGNVALTPGIPLTVTNQGRIETDGIDLVINYRREIGFADLNLNFAGNWTNSNTFDSNQDDPDNLVFECAGFFGTNCGSIIPEFSFVQRTTLGFGGADVSLLWRYIDGVDLERSNFNDAGQAPFLDAYESIDAEHYFDLTARFDVTESFEMTVAALNLFDNKPPIVGSNIGSTSFNSGNTFPSTYDPLGRRYSVTARLRF from the coding sequence TTGGGCGGACAGGGTGCCGGCGTCGCTTGCACGTTCCCGTTCTTCAGAGACAGCCAGATCGCGCTGGCGATCCGGCCGCAATGTGAGGGTTTACGAAACATGAAAAATCAAATTCGCTACGGCGCAGGAACGCTGAGCTTGGCATTCGCGATGGTGGCCTCGCCGTCTTTCGCGCAAATTCAGCCGAGCGAGCAGAACACCACGGACGAAAGCCCCGCCACCACATCTTCCGCCACCGGCGAAGTGATTGTGGTCACCGGCTCGCGCATCAACAACCCGAACCTTGAGCAGTCGAGCCCGGTCGCCGTCGTGACCGACGAAGAAATCAACCTTCGTCAGGCCGTCGTTGTCGACGATTTCCTGCGCGAAATCCCGGGCATCACGCCGAGCATCGGCGCCAACGTCAATAACGGCAACGGCGGTTCGACCTTCGTCGACCTTCGTGGCATTGGCCCCAACCGCAACCTGGTGCTGCTCAACGGTACGCGGGTCGTGCCTGCCGGCCTCGACGGCATCACCAATATCGACGTCATTCCGACCGCGCTTCTCCAGCGCGTCGACGTTCTGACCGGCGGTGCCGGTGCGGCCTACGGTGCCGACGCGATCTCGGGCGTGGTGAACTTCATCACCAAGACCGACTTCGCCGGCATGGAAGCGTCGGCGACGCAGCAGATCACCGAAGAAGGCGACGGCAGCATCTTCCGCGGTGACTTGACCCTCGGCGCGAATTTCGAAGACAATCGCGGCAATGCGGTTCTCAGCGTCGGCTACACCAATCGCAATACCGTGTTCCAGGGCGCGCGCGACTTCTCGCAGTTCAACCTCAGCTCGTTCACCGGCGCCGCCGGCGGTTCGTCGACGGCTGTTCCCACCGTCATTACGGTTCCCGGCACGAACAGCGGCACCCTGCAGGTTTCTCCGGACGGGAGCTCGTTGGTTCCGTTTTACGCACCGTTCAACTTCAACCCGCAGAACATCTTCCAGCTGCCTCTCGAGCAGTACCGTATCTACGGCCAGGCCAATTACGAAGTCGGCGAAGGCGCCGAAGTCTACGCTGAAGGTCTGTACACCCAAAGCACCAATCGCACGACGATCGCGTCGTCCGGCACGTTCCGTAACGTGCTGACGACCCCGCTCTCCAATCCGTTCCTGAATGCGGGCATCCGCAACCAGATCTGCGGGTTCGATGCCGATGCAAACACCGCGGGCGTCCAGCGCCTGTTCAGTCAGGCGGAATGCGATGCTGCGGCAGTGGCAACCGATCCGAGCGACCCGAACTATCGTACGGCCGACATCGACTACGGTCGCCGCTTCACCGAATTCGGCACGCGCGACAACGAGTACGAAACGCAGCTGTTCCAGTTCAAGGCCGGCATTCGGGCCGACCTTTTCTCGAACCTGAGCTTCGAGGCCTTCGGTTCTTATGGCGAAAGCGAAGTCGATTCGCGTCAGTCGGGTAACGGCACCCTGAGCCGCCTGCAGCAGTCGGTGCTCTCCACCAATCCGAACACCTGTCTCGACGACAGCAATGGCTGCGTTCCGATCAACCTGTTCGGTCCGGCCGGTAGCATTACACCAGACGTTCAGGCCTTTCTCGATGTGGGCAACTCGGGCAAGACCGAAACCTCGCTTCTGCAGGGCCAAGCGTTCGTTTCGGGTGACTTCGGCTTCGCATTCCCGGGCGCCATCACGCCGCTGAGCGTGGTCGCCGGTGTCGAGTACCGCGAATACACTGCCTCGACGACGTCAGACCTGCTGACGCAGACTCCCGGCGAAGTGCTGGGCAACGGCGCTGCCAACCCGGATTCCTTCGGCAGTTACGACGTCAAGGAAGCGTTCGGCGAACTGGCCATTCCGATCCTCGAAGATTCGTTTATTCCGGAGCTGACGCTGCTGCTCGGCGGCCGTGTTTCCGACTATTCGACGACCGGCACGGAATACACTTGGAAGGCCGGCGGTACGGCGACCCTTTTCGACGGGTTGCAACTTCGCGGCAACTACCAGAAGGTGACGCGCGCTCCGAACATCGGCGAACTGTTCTCGCCGCAGGTAACCGGGCTCGACAACTTCGATGCCGATCCGTGTGCCGGGGCCGGTCCGGTGAACAATGCCGATCTTCGCGCCATCTGCCTTGCTCAGGGCGCTCCGACTGCATCGATTGGTAGCATAATCGTTGACCCGGCCGGTCAGGTGAACGTCACCACCGGAGGCAATCCGAACCTGGCGGCCGAAGACGCAAATACGTGGACGGTCGGTGCGATCTTCCAGCCGAGCTTCTTCAACGGACTTTCGATCACGCTTGATTACTATAACATCAAACTGACCGACGCGATTACCAATCCCACTGTCGACGATGTATTCGCATCGTGCTTCGGCGCGGACTACAGGACTGCTCCGACCGGTTCGGCCGCCTCCCCGGCTTGTACGGCGATCCGCCGCAATCCGGCGACCGGCAATCTGTTCGGGAACGTAGCGTTGACGCCGGGCATTCCGCTCACCGTCACTAACCAGGGCCGGATCGAGACCGATGGTATCGATCTCGTCATCAACTACCGTCGGGAAATCGGCTTTGCCGATCTGAACCTGAACTTCGCTGGCAACTGGACGAATTCGAACACATTCGATTCGAACCAGGACGATCCGGACAATCTGGTGTTCGAATGCGCCGGTTTCTTCGGGACAAACTGCGGCTCCATCATCCCCGAGTTCTCCTTCGTGCAGCGCACGACGCTCGGCTTCGGCGGTGCGGATGTTTCGCTTCTCTGGCGGTACATCGACGGTGTGGATCTCGAGCGTTCGAACTTTAATGATGCCGGACAGGCGCCGTTCCTCGACGCTTATGAGTCGATCGACGCCGAGCACTATTTCGACCTGACCGCACGTTTCGACGTCACGGAAAGCTTCGAGATGACGGTCGCAGCCTTGAACCTGTTCGACAACAAACCGCCGATCGTCGGCAGCAACATCGGCTCGACTTCGTTCAACAGCGGCAACACCTTCCCATCGACCTACGATCCGCTGGGTCGCCGGTACTCGGTTACTGCACGTCTGCGGTTCTAA
- a CDS encoding TonB-dependent receptor domain-containing protein, with the protein MKTNFAARGGRAALCASVGLAALVLSAPGFAQDTSSVEDDDPETLGQNETELESGQQATSTGTIVVTGSRIRDPGVVSSVPVTSLGVQDLLDGGDLTVGDALNQLPALRSTFSQANSTRFIGTAGLNLLDLRGLGSERTLVLVNGRRHVTSTPGDFRVDTNTIPVDLLERTDVITGANSAIYGSDAVAGVVNFVLKEDFEGIKLRGQGGISDRGDRGSYFVSGVAGKNFADNRGNIAFAAEYARNNPVFFADRPDQTGAFNGAPGFNTVDTDIQCADTNGDGTPDAGSVPFCDPAVVNNSDGIFDTRFFENGTKFGFISLGGTTSPACPAATATNAARRAAVCTGETSPTGGRLGRAFVFLPDGSLVADPITADLRSVGGGRFGGLTATGLEGAMLLPGLERYAGNLLFNFEVSPAFRPFAEAKYVRIEANQTSTQPTFVAGALSPVFSTSNPFLTPQARAQLNLITGGAATFSLNRFNNDIGTRAEDHERETYRIVGGVRGDFGPTSNFFYEVALNYGRTDTFYETGGNVLVDNFNNAANAVRNGAGQIVCGINADADPTNDDAACVPINLFGQGAPSAAAIDYVLYTSSREERAEQFQAVASLSGTTETFFELPGGPVSFAVGAEYRRETAFTDYDDVTQSGATFLNAFDTFDPPALKVAEAFGEVRLPILADRPFFEELSVQAAGRVSDYDALEDLVFTYNVGAVYAPIQDVRFRVSYGRSVRAPNLNDLYATRAQTFANNFQDPCDQRFINDNPNRAARCAEAGIPTQLTLPDGSVVPFTNAPTSGISGFNQGNINLEPEVSNSLTIGAVFQPRFLPGFSLTVDYYDVEITQAIAGLSGQGIVNRCYDDPVTLDNPFCDAVFRRRSSNPLIDFTFDGQSGRRFAGLEDIVFPIVGPGFLNQPFNFQSLQASGIDFDAVYRTGVTDDVDLSLRAIVTHVIKRRDFTFISDPDRATRLEGVVGDPEWAGNFSANLDFGQFDIGYDLRFLDRQTIGAWEQQNSFQGRPPENVDVREEVRYPRQFYHDVRVRFEVNDEFNFYGGVDNLTDELPPFGATGTGGATAIFPVQGRTFYAGAEVTF; encoded by the coding sequence ATGAAAACCAATTTCGCCGCCCGCGGCGGTCGCGCCGCGCTTTGCGCCAGCGTCGGACTTGCCGCACTCGTGCTTTCCGCACCGGGCTTCGCCCAGGACACTTCCAGTGTCGAAGATGACGATCCCGAAACCCTCGGCCAGAACGAAACCGAGCTCGAGTCCGGCCAGCAGGCCACTTCAACCGGGACAATCGTCGTCACCGGTAGCCGCATTCGCGACCCGGGCGTGGTTTCCAGCGTGCCGGTCACGTCTCTCGGCGTTCAGGACCTGCTGGACGGCGGCGATCTCACGGTCGGGGACGCACTCAACCAGCTGCCCGCCCTGCGTTCGACTTTCAGCCAGGCGAACTCGACGCGTTTCATCGGAACGGCCGGCCTCAACCTGCTCGACCTTCGTGGCCTGGGCAGCGAGCGCACCCTCGTTCTCGTGAATGGCCGCCGTCACGTGACCTCCACCCCGGGTGACTTCCGGGTCGATACCAACACCATCCCGGTCGATCTGCTCGAACGCACCGATGTCATCACCGGCGCCAACTCCGCCATCTACGGCTCGGACGCGGTCGCCGGCGTTGTCAACTTCGTGCTCAAAGAAGATTTCGAAGGCATCAAGCTCCGCGGCCAGGGCGGCATCAGCGATCGGGGCGATCGTGGCTCCTACTTTGTAAGCGGCGTGGCCGGTAAGAACTTTGCCGACAACCGTGGCAACATCGCTTTCGCTGCGGAATACGCGCGCAACAATCCCGTGTTCTTTGCCGACCGCCCGGACCAGACCGGCGCGTTCAACGGTGCGCCCGGTTTCAATACCGTAGACACCGACATCCAGTGTGCGGATACGAACGGCGATGGGACCCCCGATGCGGGTTCGGTTCCGTTCTGCGATCCTGCCGTCGTGAACAACAGCGACGGTATTTTCGATACGCGTTTCTTCGAAAACGGTACCAAGTTCGGGTTCATCTCGCTGGGCGGTACCACCAGCCCCGCCTGTCCCGCAGCGACTGCGACGAACGCGGCACGCCGGGCAGCTGTCTGCACCGGCGAAACCTCGCCGACCGGGGGCCGTCTTGGTCGAGCTTTCGTGTTTCTACCTGACGGAAGCCTTGTTGCGGATCCCATCACTGCCGATCTGCGTTCGGTTGGTGGCGGTCGCTTCGGCGGCCTGACCGCGACGGGCCTTGAAGGTGCCATGCTGCTTCCGGGTCTGGAGCGCTACGCGGGCAACCTCCTATTCAACTTCGAGGTATCGCCTGCTTTCCGGCCTTTCGCAGAAGCGAAGTACGTTCGTATCGAAGCGAACCAGACCTCCACTCAGCCGACCTTCGTAGCTGGTGCCCTCAGTCCGGTCTTTTCGACAAGCAATCCGTTCTTGACCCCGCAAGCTCGTGCGCAACTCAACCTCATCACGGGCGGAGCCGCCACTTTCTCGTTGAACCGTTTCAACAACGATATCGGCACGCGTGCTGAAGATCACGAGCGTGAAACGTACCGGATCGTCGGCGGTGTTCGTGGCGACTTCGGTCCGACCAGCAACTTCTTCTACGAAGTTGCGTTGAACTACGGCCGCACGGACACGTTCTACGAAACCGGCGGCAACGTTTTGGTCGACAACTTCAACAACGCTGCCAATGCCGTTCGCAACGGTGCGGGACAGATCGTTTGCGGCATCAACGCCGACGCTGACCCGACCAACGACGACGCGGCCTGTGTTCCGATCAACCTGTTCGGTCAGGGCGCACCGTCGGCCGCCGCGATCGACTACGTTCTCTACACTTCCTCGCGCGAGGAACGGGCGGAGCAGTTCCAGGCTGTCGCATCGCTTTCGGGCACGACCGAAACCTTCTTCGAACTTCCCGGCGGTCCGGTCTCGTTCGCGGTCGGTGCGGAATATCGCCGCGAAACAGCGTTCACCGACTACGACGACGTTACGCAGTCGGGTGCTACCTTCCTGAACGCGTTCGATACGTTCGATCCGCCGGCCCTGAAGGTTGCCGAAGCGTTCGGCGAAGTTCGTCTGCCGATACTGGCTGACCGGCCCTTCTTCGAAGAGCTGTCGGTTCAGGCTGCCGGGCGTGTGTCGGACTACGACGCGCTCGAAGATCTGGTGTTCACGTACAACGTCGGCGCGGTTTACGCTCCGATCCAGGATGTTCGTTTCCGGGTGAGTTATGGTCGCTCGGTCCGGGCTCCGAACCTCAACGATCTGTACGCCACCCGCGCGCAGACCTTCGCGAACAACTTCCAGGATCCTTGCGATCAGCGTTTCATCAACGACAATCCGAACCGGGCTGCTCGTTGTGCCGAAGCCGGGATCCCGACGCAGCTTACCCTGCCCGACGGAAGCGTCGTTCCCTTCACAAATGCCCCGACGTCCGGCATCTCCGGATTCAACCAGGGCAACATCAATCTGGAGCCGGAAGTCAGCAACAGTCTGACGATCGGTGCGGTGTTCCAGCCTCGCTTCCTGCCCGGCTTCTCGCTGACCGTCGACTATTACGACGTCGAGATCACACAGGCCATCGCGGGTCTCAGTGGCCAAGGCATCGTCAATCGTTGTTACGACGATCCCGTGACCCTCGATAACCCGTTCTGCGATGCGGTTTTCCGCCGCCGGTCTTCCAATCCGCTGATCGACTTCACGTTCGACGGTCAGTCGGGCCGCCGGTTTGCCGGTCTGGAAGACATTGTCTTCCCGATCGTCGGGCCGGGATTCTTGAACCAGCCGTTCAACTTCCAGTCTCTCCAGGCTAGCGGCATCGACTTCGATGCAGTCTATCGTACCGGCGTGACCGATGATGTGGACCTGAGCCTTCGTGCAATCGTGACGCATGTTATCAAGCGTCGGGACTTCACGTTTATCTCCGATCCGGATCGCGCTACTCGTCTCGAAGGCGTCGTTGGTGACCCGGAATGGGCTGGCAATTTCAGCGCCAATCTGGATTTCGGCCAGTTCGATATCGGCTACGATCTGCGCTTCCTCGATCGCCAGACGATCGGCGCATGGGAACAGCAGAATTCGTTCCAGGGTCGTCCGCCGGAAAACGTCGACGTGCGCGAAGAAGTTCGCTATCCGCGTCAGTTCTACCATGATGTGCGCGTTCGGTTCGAAGTGAACGATGAGTTCAACTTCTACGGCGGCGTCGACAACCTCACCGACGAGCTTCCGCCGTTCGGTGCTACTGGAACCGGTGGAGCGACAGCTATTTTCCCGGTCCAGGGACGGACGTTCTACGCAGGTGCAGAGGTCACCTTCTAA
- the clpB gene encoding ATP-dependent chaperone ClpB codes for MNLEKFTDRAKGFLQSAQTVAIRMNHQRISPAHLLKALLEDDQGMSAQLIQRAGGNPGVAITEVDTALGKIPAVSGGGAQATPGLDNDAVRVLDQAEQLAEKAGDSFVPVQRLLQALALSDTVAGKALKAANVDAKSLEAAIQDVTGGRTADSSGAEEAYDAMKKYARDLTQAARDGKLDPVIGRDEEIRRTVQILARRTKNNPALIGEPGTGKTAIAEGLALRIANGDVPDSLKGRTLMALDMGALIAGAKYRGEFEERLKAVLDEVKGAEGQIILFIDEMHTLIGAGASEGSMDASNLLKPALSRGELHCIGATTLDEYQKYVERDPALQRRFQSVYIDEPSVEDTISILRGIKDKYELHHGVRITDGAIVAAAQLSNRYIQNRFLPDKAIDLMDEAASRIRMEVESKPEEIEALDRRIIQLRIEEQALQKESDAASKDRLETLRKELSELEQQSSELTTRWQTERDKIHAEARVKEELDQARIELEQAQRAGDLQRAGELQYGRIPELEKRLSEAAGQTENALLREEVTEEDIAGVVSRWTGVPVDRMMEGEREKLLDMENILSKRVIGQSQAIEAVSKAVRRARAGLQDPDRPLGSFLFLGPTGVGKTELTKALASFLFDDPDAMVRIDMSEFMEKHAVARLIGAPPGYVGYDEGGVLTEAVRRRPYQVVLFDEVEKAHSDVFNVLLQVLDDGRLTDGQGRVVDFTNALIILTSNLGSQFLTQIEDGADVDSVEPQVMDVVRGHFRPEFLNRLDEIILFHRLGQEHMAPIVDIQIARVQKLLRDRKITIDLTEAAKRWLGRVGYDPVYGARPLKRAVQRYVQDPLADRILRGEVPDGSTVAVDEGEGALEMVVG; via the coding sequence ATGAATCTCGAAAAGTTCACGGATCGCGCGAAGGGTTTTCTCCAGTCCGCGCAGACGGTTGCCATCCGCATGAACCATCAGCGGATCAGCCCGGCGCATCTGCTGAAAGCGCTGCTGGAAGACGATCAGGGGATGTCGGCTCAGCTGATCCAGCGCGCCGGGGGCAATCCCGGTGTCGCGATCACCGAGGTCGACACCGCGCTCGGCAAGATTCCCGCGGTCTCGGGCGGAGGTGCGCAGGCGACACCGGGCCTCGACAACGACGCGGTGCGGGTGCTCGACCAGGCCGAACAGCTAGCCGAAAAGGCGGGCGACAGCTTCGTGCCGGTCCAGCGCCTGTTGCAGGCGCTCGCCCTCTCCGACACCGTGGCGGGCAAGGCGCTGAAGGCCGCCAATGTCGATGCGAAATCGCTCGAGGCGGCGATCCAGGATGTGACCGGCGGGCGCACTGCCGACAGCTCGGGCGCCGAGGAAGCCTATGACGCGATGAAGAAATATGCGCGCGACCTCACCCAGGCGGCGCGCGACGGCAAGCTCGACCCCGTCATCGGGCGGGACGAGGAAATCCGCCGCACCGTCCAGATTCTCGCCCGGCGGACCAAGAACAATCCCGCGCTCATCGGTGAGCCCGGAACCGGCAAGACCGCCATCGCGGAGGGGCTGGCCCTGCGCATCGCCAATGGCGACGTGCCGGATTCGCTGAAGGGCCGCACGCTGATGGCGCTCGACATGGGCGCGCTGATCGCAGGCGCGAAATATCGTGGCGAGTTCGAGGAGCGGCTGAAGGCGGTGCTCGACGAGGTGAAAGGCGCCGAGGGCCAGATCATCCTGTTCATCGACGAGATGCACACGCTGATCGGCGCGGGCGCTTCGGAAGGCAGCATGGACGCCTCCAACCTGCTCAAGCCCGCCCTCTCGCGCGGCGAACTGCACTGCATCGGCGCGACCACGCTCGACGAATACCAGAAATATGTCGAGAGGGACCCCGCTCTCCAGCGGCGGTTCCAGTCCGTCTATATTGACGAGCCCAGCGTCGAGGACACGATCTCGATCCTGCGCGGGATCAAGGACAAGTACGAGCTGCATCACGGCGTGCGCATCACCGATGGCGCGATCGTGGCCGCGGCGCAGCTCAGCAACCGATACATCCAGAACCGCTTCCTGCCCGACAAGGCGATCGACCTGATGGACGAGGCGGCGAGCCGCATCCGCATGGAGGTGGAGAGCAAGCCCGAAGAGATCGAGGCACTCGACCGGCGGATCATTCAGCTCCGGATCGAGGAGCAGGCATTGCAGAAGGAGAGCGATGCCGCCTCGAAGGATCGGCTCGAGACCCTGCGCAAGGAACTTTCCGAACTGGAGCAGCAAAGCTCCGAACTGACCACGCGCTGGCAGACCGAGCGCGACAAGATCCACGCCGAGGCGCGGGTCAAGGAAGAGCTCGACCAGGCGCGGATCGAGCTGGAACAGGCGCAGCGCGCCGGCGATCTCCAGAGGGCGGGCGAGCTGCAATATGGCCGAATCCCCGAACTCGAAAAGCGCCTTTCCGAGGCCGCCGGCCAGACCGAGAACGCCCTGCTGCGCGAGGAGGTGACCGAGGAGGACATCGCCGGCGTCGTCAGCCGCTGGACCGGTGTGCCGGTCGACAGGATGATGGAGGGCGAGCGCGAGAAGCTGCTCGATATGGAGAACATCCTGTCGAAGCGGGTGATCGGCCAGAGCCAGGCGATCGAGGCAGTGTCGAAGGCCGTCCGGCGCGCTCGTGCAGGATTGCAGGACCCTGACCGCCCGCTCGGCAGTTTCCTGTTCCTCGGCCCTACCGGCGTGGGCAAGACCGAGCTGACGAAGGCGCTCGCATCATTCCTGTTCGACGATCCCGATGCGATGGTGCGCATCGACATGAGCGAGTTCATGGAGAAGCACGCCGTCGCCCGGCTGATCGGCGCGCCTCCGGGCTATGTCGGTTATGACGAGGGCGGCGTGCTGACTGAGGCGGTGCGGCGGCGGCCCTACCAGGTCGTGCTGTTCGACGAGGTCGAGAAGGCACATTCGGACGTGTTCAATGTGCTGCTGCAGGTGCTCGACGACGGGCGCCTGACCGACGGGCAGGGCAGGGTGGTCGACTTCACCAACGCTCTGATCATCCTGACCTCGAACCTTGGCAGCCAGTTCCTCACCCAGATCGAGGACGGCGCCGATGTCGACAGTGTCGAACCTCAGGTGATGGACGTGGTGCGCGGGCACTTCCGCCCCGAATTCCTCAACCGGCTGGACGAGATCATTCTGTTCCACCGTCTGGGCCAGGAGCACATGGCCCCGATCGTCGATATCCAGATCGCCCGGGTGCAGAAGCTGCTGCGCGATCGCAAGATCACGATCGACCTGACGGAAGCCGCCAAGCGCTGGCTCGGCCGGGTGGGCTACGACCCGGTCTACGGCGCAAGACCCCTGAAACGCGCCGTCCAGCGCTACGTCCAGGACCCGCTCGCCGACCGTATCCTGCGCGGCGAAGTGCCTGACGGCAGCACAGTGGCCGTGGATGAGGGCGAGGGGGCGCTGGAGATGGTGGTGGGGTAG
- a CDS encoding transposase, translating into MIGPLSPPQRGRHGRPAVDNWRFLNGMIHVLRVGCPWRDMHERYGKTALSFESFLNLAAARLWLKSFVNAAWSEKPDNARKLDPRPQCCKWVTPLAISHRMTA; encoded by the coding sequence GTGATCGGACCACTATCGCCGCCTCAGCGTGGTCGTCATGGGCGGCCAGCAGTCGATAATTGGCGCTTTCTCAATGGCATGATCCACGTGTTGCGGGTCGGCTGTCCTTGGCGCGACATGCATGAGCGATACGGCAAGACCGCTCTCTCGTTCGAGAGCTTCCTCAACCTTGCCGCCGCACGCCTATGGCTGAAGTCCTTTGTCAACGCGGCCTGGTCAGAGAAGCCCGACAATGCGCGCAAGCTCGACCCTCGACCGCAATGTTGCAAATGGGTAACGCCGCTCGCCATTTCGCACCGAATGACAGCCTGA